The following coding sequences lie in one Leptolyngbya sp. CCY15150 genomic window:
- the tyrS gene encoding tyrosine--tRNA ligase, translated as MTTEQSPNETESLPWLYRGTSEIFPDQPASKNPDESLVQRLRESDRPLRVKLGIDPTGADIHLGHSIPVRKLRAFQDAGHTAVLIIGDFTARIGDPSGKSDVRKQLTEADVAQHAATYLDQVRPILDFETPGRLEIRYNSEWLAGLDLSKILNLLTTMTVGQMLAKEGFAERYKNASPIYLHEFLYPLMQGYDSVAVQADVELGGTDQKFNIAVGRDLQRHFGMRPQFGLLLPILLGTDGVQKMSKSLNNYVGLQEDALSMYSKLEKTPDALIANYFELLTHLPLDQLPENPRDRQKLLALDVVQQYHGEAAALDAQKAALTLVQGQAAQAEAVPEFSLADVQFPAKLFYILGVTGLCKSSGDGRRQMQGGAVRLDGDRIQDVDLDFSAEELVGKVLQVGKKRFMRLVP; from the coding sequence ATGACGACCGAGCAATCACCCAACGAAACAGAGTCCCTGCCGTGGCTATATCGCGGCACCAGCGAAATTTTTCCAGACCAACCGGCGTCGAAGAATCCGGATGAGTCCTTGGTACAACGTCTGCGGGAGAGCGATCGCCCCCTGCGAGTCAAGCTAGGTATTGATCCCACCGGAGCCGATATCCATCTAGGGCACAGCATTCCCGTGCGCAAACTGCGGGCTTTTCAGGATGCTGGACACACCGCTGTGTTGATCATTGGAGACTTTACCGCCCGCATTGGCGACCCATCCGGAAAATCTGACGTGCGCAAGCAGCTCACCGAGGCGGATGTGGCCCAACATGCTGCCACCTATCTCGATCAGGTGCGCCCCATTCTTGATTTTGAAACCCCTGGTCGTCTAGAAATTCGCTACAACTCTGAATGGCTGGCAGGGCTGGATCTCTCCAAGATCCTCAACCTGCTGACCACCATGACTGTGGGGCAAATGCTGGCCAAGGAAGGCTTTGCTGAACGTTACAAAAACGCTAGTCCCATTTATCTCCATGAATTTCTCTACCCGCTGATGCAGGGCTACGATTCCGTGGCGGTGCAGGCTGATGTGGAGCTAGGCGGCACTGACCAAAAGTTCAATATTGCTGTGGGACGAGATCTGCAGCGCCATTTTGGCATGAGACCTCAGTTTGGCCTGCTGCTGCCCATTTTGCTGGGCACCGATGGCGTGCAAAAAATGTCCAAATCTCTCAATAACTATGTGGGTTTGCAGGAGGACGCCCTGTCCATGTATTCCAAGCTGGAAAAAACACCGGACGCGCTGATTGCCAACTATTTTGAATTGCTTACCCATCTGCCGCTGGATCAACTGCCGGAGAATCCTCGCGATCGCCAAAAATTGCTGGCGCTGGATGTGGTGCAGCAATACCACGGCGAAGCAGCGGCCCTCGATGCCCAGAAAGCCGCTCTGACCCTGGTGCAAGGGCAGGCTGCCCAAGCGGAAGCGGTGCCGGAATTTTCCTTGGCGGATGTGCAGTTTCCCGCGAAGCTGTTCTACATTCTTGGGGTCACGGGCCTGTGCAAAAGCAGCGGCGATGGTCGGCGGCAAATGCAGGGCGGTGCGGT